DNA sequence from the Terriglobales bacterium genome:
GTCGGCCGCGTAACAGCCGTCGGCAACGAAGTAAAGAAGTTCAAGGTCGGGCAAGTGGCCGCTGTCGGCTGCATGGTTGGCTCCTGTGGAACCTGCCCGAACTGCAAACAGGGTTACGAGCAATATTGCGATGTGGGCTTTGTTGGAACATACAACGGTGAAGACAAGGTCCTCGGCGGCATGACTTACGGAGGCTATTCGACGCATGTTGTGGTCGACGAGCACTTCGTCCTGAGCGTTCCCGAGAATCTACAGGACAACCTTGCCGCTGTCGCGCCGCTGCTCTGTGCCGGCATTACTACGTACTCCCCGCTGCACCATTGGAAGGTCGGTCCCGGACAGAAGGTCGGCGTTGTCGGTCTCGGCGGATTGGGCCATATGGCCGTGAAGATTGCCGCCGCGATGGGCGCGCACGTGGTCCTCTTCACAACGTCGCCCAATAAGAAAGACGACGCGCTTCGGCTTGGGGCGAAAGAGATCGTCGTCACCAGGGATCCGGCCAATTTCGAGAAGCACCTGAACAGCTTCGACTTCATTCTCGACTGCGTCTCGGCGCAGCACGACATCAACCAGTACCTGAACCTGCTGAAGCGTGATGGCACGCTGACTCTGGTGGGTGCTCCCGAAAAGCCGCTTCCGGCAGAAGCTTTCAGCTTGATCTTCAAGCGGCGACAGTTTGCGGGTTCGCTGATCGGCGGAATTCCAGAGACGCAGGAGATGCTCGACTTCTGCGGCAAGCACAACATTGTTTCCGACATCGAGATTATTCCGATCCAGAAGATCAACGAAGCATACGAGCGCATGCTGAAGAGCGACGTGAAGTATCGCTTTGTAATCGACATGGCTTCGCTTCAGCAATAAACCTTAGACGACAACCGCATAAAGAGCACTTGGTGACAACAATCGCTGAGTGCTCTTTTTGTTTTCTTAGGGATTAATGCGGATTACGCCCACTCAAAATCGCTTGTATTCTGCGGACAAGAAAGATGGACTTTCCACCGGAAGGCCTTGTACTCCATTCAAGGAGAACGGCCTGTTCGTAATCTGTTGGAGGTTACGTCGATGACCTAAAGTCCAAATATCGTAACTAATGGTGTGAGCTACCACGCCACTAGAAGCGCAAGGAGATTCAAGTGGCATACCGCCCCCAGTACACCTTCATCTTCCTACTGTTGTCGTTCTGTTTTGTTCTTACCGCTTCCGCAAAAGATAACCAACTTACCCCGGCTCAGGTCGCAGCGAAGGTTGCGCAGGCTGAGCGTCTTACTCTGTCGCTGAGCGCGTCAGTGGACGAGTACAAGAGTGCACCGAATTCCGAGAAGTCCCAAAAGCTAATGAACGCCCGCGGGCTGGCAAAGCAGCGCGCGGCAGTGATGTCCGAACTGATGCGTCAGGCTCCGGCCGATGCGTTGCGCTTGCTTGCACCAGCGGGATTGCGCAGTTCGCTTCCCGCGGCCGATCAGGGTTCAGTCGAAGCACCCGTTACGCTCGACGGCGAGATGGAAGTGCTGATCGAAGAGCGCAATGACGGTTCCCATCACGATCACTTCTTCCTGAAGACGGCGAGGGAACGTCTTGAACTGCACTTCGGGGCAAACAAACCGTACCAATTGCGCGGCGGAGACAAGGTCCGCGTGAAGGGTTCGCGTTTGAATACTGATGTGCTGATGCGGTCGGGAACGGACTCGAGTTCCGTACAGACCCTGGCGCTTGCGACACCGAACACATTTGGCGCGCAAAGCACGCTGGTGATCCTGGTGAATTTCCAGGACAACACCTCCCAGCCTTACACTCCGGCCTATGCGTATGACGTAGTCTTCAACACCACGAGCAAGTTCGACATGGAGAACTCGCAGAACCAGACCTGGCTCACGGGAACTGTGGCCGGATGGTTCACCCTGCCGATGTCGAACAGCACTTGCGACTACAACCAGATCGCCACGCTTGGCGATCAGGCCGCC
Encoded proteins:
- a CDS encoding NAD(P)-dependent alcohol dehydrogenase; its protein translation is MSHTVEVPEQSNTSAKTTKALGYAAQSATSPLAPFSFERRVPGPKDVQIQILYCGVCHSDLHTVRNEWNNTIYPSLPGHEIVGRVTAVGNEVKKFKVGQVAAVGCMVGSCGTCPNCKQGYEQYCDVGFVGTYNGEDKVLGGMTYGGYSTHVVVDEHFVLSVPENLQDNLAAVAPLLCAGITTYSPLHHWKVGPGQKVGVVGLGGLGHMAVKIAAAMGAHVVLFTTSPNKKDDALRLGAKEIVVTRDPANFEKHLNSFDFILDCVSAQHDINQYLNLLKRDGTLTLVGAPEKPLPAEAFSLIFKRRQFAGSLIGGIPETQEMLDFCGKHNIVSDIEIIPIQKINEAYERMLKSDVKYRFVIDMASLQQ